Proteins co-encoded in one Sporosarcina sp. FSL K6-1522 genomic window:
- a CDS encoding CBO0543 family protein, producing the protein MEKSWEGIVKHLKTSKLPLSPKRGFLRNIALYLPAIVIASLVGTYLDLIFVGKNLYAFPIRPFPDVFSINIAFTLLILPISTWIFLLIAAKMPRWSRLVFILLLSILASVVEKVSVQWGFFRHTAQWDHSYSFVGYFVFLVLIWKIFKWGKRQGKIR; encoded by the coding sequence ATGGAAAAATCATGGGAGGGTATTGTGAAACACTTGAAAACCTCGAAATTGCCACTATCGCCAAAGAGAGGATTTTTGCGTAACATAGCTTTGTATCTGCCTGCCATTGTCATTGCGTCTTTGGTGGGGACATATTTAGATTTAATTTTTGTAGGGAAAAATCTTTATGCCTTCCCGATTCGCCCTTTTCCTGATGTATTTTCAATTAATATTGCTTTTACATTACTAATCCTCCCTATTTCTACTTGGATATTCCTTTTGATAGCAGCTAAAATGCCTAGATGGAGTAGACTTGTTTTCATCTTGCTCCTTAGTATACTTGCGTCTGTCGTGGAGAAAGTATCGGTGCAATGGGGATTTTTTCGTCATACGGCTCAATGGGATCATAGTTATTCTTTCGTAGGTTATTTCGTATTTCTTGTATTGATATGGAAGATTTTTAAATGGGGAAAGAGACAGGGAAAAATCCGATAG
- a CDS encoding DUF2515 family protein has translation MLHYLRKMGGRLKLPENLRLIKADLKNNNRVPIQDEQNLANEDQLLLQSIRLKTKQLNVNNKTRTKAYLDFYTLHPEIHWAFLGHMVSRNGGWNMTDLNGDFLSRLMHEKTRQDFFSFLERGNWLIFQDAYPQFLLYEESKYQNRNLFYLLPYLNVSQFMEVIWHHFWKERDCYVLAMALVINEQNYLENRIVQNPLYKKKVFQTLEFVIQDFLSFNHILFPYNEGGDLKERASLAGLTLHRFGSLHERIMLGKRLYQLLFHKGNLLEDVYRWATAHPHTGSRKDYWPEIFNDVNEGMPGAMISKRLKSCRLRKGALRLFSPRLEYAWDNVTHTEAEPGDWYEHWYMIEYLLEEQESINGKIMGGYCETLENLEIATIAKERIFA, from the coding sequence ATGCTTCATTATTTAAGAAAGATGGGAGGAAGACTGAAACTTCCAGAAAATTTACGGTTAATTAAAGCGGATTTAAAAAATAATAACCGTGTTCCTATTCAAGATGAGCAAAACTTAGCCAATGAAGATCAGCTGCTCCTTCAATCAATTCGGTTAAAAACGAAACAGTTAAATGTCAATAATAAGACAAGAACAAAAGCATATCTCGATTTTTATACGCTTCACCCAGAAATCCACTGGGCATTTCTTGGCCATATGGTGTCAAGGAATGGCGGATGGAATATGACAGATTTAAATGGAGATTTTTTATCTAGGCTCATGCATGAAAAAACAAGACAGGACTTTTTTTCTTTTTTGGAACGTGGCAATTGGTTAATCTTTCAGGATGCCTATCCACAGTTCCTATTATATGAAGAAAGCAAATACCAAAATCGAAATTTATTTTATTTATTACCTTATTTGAACGTCTCTCAATTTATGGAAGTGATTTGGCATCATTTTTGGAAAGAAAGAGATTGTTATGTGCTGGCAATGGCACTTGTCATTAATGAACAAAACTATTTGGAGAATAGAATAGTGCAAAATCCTTTGTATAAGAAGAAGGTTTTTCAGACGTTGGAGTTTGTCATCCAGGATTTTCTGTCATTTAATCATATTTTGTTTCCATATAATGAGGGGGGAGACCTGAAAGAAAGGGCGTCACTTGCTGGACTAACACTCCATCGTTTTGGTTCACTCCATGAGCGTATTATGCTTGGGAAAAGGTTATATCAGTTGTTGTTTCATAAAGGGAATTTGTTAGAAGACGTTTATCGCTGGGCAACCGCTCATCCCCATACAGGTTCACGCAAGGATTATTGGCCGGAGATATTTAATGATGTTAACGAAGGAATGCCCGGAGCAATGATTTCGAAAAGGTTAAAGTCTTGCCGGTTAAGAAAGGGAGCGCTTCGGTTGTTCAGCCCACGACTGGAGTACGCGTGGGATAATGTTACCCATACTGAGGCGGAGCCTGGCGATTGGTATGAGCACTGGTATATGATTGAATATCTTTTGGAAGAACAAGAATCGATTAATGGAAAAATCATGGGAGGGTATTGTGAAACACTTGAAAACCTCGAAATTGCCACTATCGCCAAAGAGAGGATTTTTGCGTAA
- the shc gene encoding squalene--hopene cyclase: MNDLGEGDGDALKYYTKPVIIHLIQQLQKDQVTDGSWDYPFDTGISTDAYMIILLRSLEINDENLIYQLTERIVSKQEDNGAWKLFHDEDGGNLSATVEAYYSLLYSGYVSKEDARMLAAKKFILTNGGLEQSHLFTKIMLALTGQYPWPAYFPIPIEIILFPPHFPVNFYDFSVYARANLAPIMILANNKYVKTTERSPNLSDLVLSDATDAFFNMQDVQEFFSLIDHDLKNLLGLPQTIHSLAINRTKQYMLDHIEPDGTLYCYFSSTFLMIFALLSLGHPTNDSLIVKAIQGLKAMKCTIRGHTHIQYTTATVWNTSLISYVLQVAGVPPTESVIQKANQYLIAKQQIEYGDWAIHDPGVPPGGWGFSASNTMNPDVDDSTTSLRAISQLVWLIPTFHQAWNKGIRWVMSMQNRDGGWPAFEKNVDNELLNLLPIEGGRFLLTDPSSADLTGRTLEFLGGYTNLSKNYDAMRRGVDWLVHHQEKDGSWYGRWGICYIYGTWAAITGLISAGVHPESPVIQKAVNWLLTIQNPDGGWGESCKSDLASHYVPLGSSNITQTAWALDALIAASEKVTKEIKTGISYLLASYNKNDWTHSYPVGQGMGGAFYIHYHSYPYIFPLLALAQYQRKFSES, from the coding sequence ATGAATGATCTTGGTGAAGGAGATGGTGATGCATTGAAATATTACACAAAACCAGTAATTATCCATTTAATCCAACAGTTACAAAAAGACCAAGTTACTGATGGCTCATGGGATTACCCCTTTGATACAGGTATCTCGACGGATGCTTATATGATTATTTTATTGAGGTCATTGGAAATAAATGACGAAAATTTAATCTATCAATTAACCGAAAGAATTGTCAGCAAGCAGGAGGACAATGGTGCGTGGAAACTTTTTCACGATGAGGATGGAGGGAACTTATCCGCTACAGTTGAAGCATACTACTCCCTTCTTTACTCCGGCTATGTGAGCAAGGAAGATGCTCGGATGCTGGCAGCAAAAAAATTCATATTAACAAATGGCGGCCTTGAGCAATCGCATCTGTTCACAAAAATCATGCTGGCGCTAACAGGTCAGTATCCATGGCCCGCTTATTTTCCAATCCCAATTGAAATCATCCTCTTCCCCCCTCATTTCCCTGTCAATTTCTATGATTTTTCCGTATATGCCAGAGCAAATCTCGCTCCGATCATGATTTTAGCAAATAACAAATACGTCAAAACAACAGAAAGAAGCCCCAATCTATCCGATCTTGTACTTTCAGACGCAACAGATGCGTTTTTCAACATGCAAGATGTCCAAGAATTTTTTTCGCTAATTGACCATGACCTTAAAAATTTGCTAGGTTTACCCCAAACCATTCATTCTTTGGCCATCAATCGAACAAAACAGTATATGCTCGATCATATTGAACCAGATGGAACTCTCTATTGTTATTTTAGTTCAACATTCCTGATGATATTTGCCCTGCTCTCTCTTGGTCATCCCACCAATGATTCACTCATTGTAAAAGCAATCCAAGGGCTGAAAGCTATGAAATGCACAATTCGTGGCCACACCCATATCCAATATACAACCGCAACGGTGTGGAATACTTCTTTAATCAGCTACGTCCTTCAAGTTGCTGGCGTTCCTCCTACTGAATCCGTCATCCAAAAGGCAAATCAATATTTAATCGCAAAGCAGCAGATTGAATATGGTGATTGGGCGATTCATGATCCTGGCGTTCCCCCTGGAGGTTGGGGCTTTTCGGCTAGTAATACAATGAACCCCGATGTAGATGATTCTACCACTTCATTAAGAGCTATTTCACAGCTCGTTTGGTTAATCCCGACCTTCCACCAAGCATGGAACAAAGGCATTCGTTGGGTCATGTCGATGCAAAATCGTGATGGCGGATGGCCTGCCTTTGAGAAAAATGTAGATAACGAATTATTGAACTTGCTACCAATTGAAGGTGGACGTTTTTTATTGACCGATCCAAGCAGTGCCGATTTAACTGGCAGAACACTTGAATTTCTTGGAGGATATACTAATCTCTCTAAAAATTATGATGCCATGAGACGCGGAGTCGATTGGCTCGTTCATCACCAAGAAAAGGATGGATCATGGTACGGTCGCTGGGGAATTTGTTATATTTACGGGACATGGGCGGCAATTACTGGCCTCATTTCAGCAGGCGTACATCCGGAAAGTCCAGTTATCCAAAAAGCTGTCAATTGGCTACTCACCATTCAAAATCCTGACGGCGGCTGGGGAGAATCTTGTAAAAGTGACCTCGCTTCTCATTACGTCCCTCTCGGATCCAGCAATATCACGCAAACAGCATGGGCACTTGATGCACTTATTGCGGCTTCGGAAAAGGTGACCAAGGAAATTAAGACAGGAATTTCCTATTTACTAGCGTCCTATAATAAAAATGATTGGACCCATTCCTATCCAGTTGGGCAAGGAATGGGTGGGGCTTTCTACATCCACTATCATAGCTATCCATATATCTTCCCTTTGCTTGCTCTCGCTCAGTATCAAAGGAAATTTTCAGAATCATAA
- a CDS encoding xanthine dehydrogenase family protein molybdopterin-binding subunit translates to MSWSIGKSIQRKDALEKVTGAAKYTADYTTTNMLHVKLVISSHAHAKLREIDTSKAWEVPGVRAVLIGQSLPLTGDEVKDRPILAFDRVRYHGEPIAAVVADHPFQAKKAAELITVTYEPLPVVSSPKEALLPDATLVHEELAHYEKTQYVYPEPGSNIANRTKIRKGHIEQGFHDNTVVEESFSFSPSDHIAMETRCATAEIKSGGFVHITSAAQAPYRIKEQISNYFNLDEGKIIVKAPFVGGGFGGKIAIHLELIAYLATVAVGGRPVKLHYTREEDMITSPGRVGLDATIKLAATKDGKLTAAKILYLFDSGAYSDKGSVISKAAAVTCTGPYQIEHVWCDSLCVYTNHPYAAAYRGFSHSELLFAFERSMDILARKLKIDPLELRKKNAILPGHVSPTQIPLNDSTVGNLPGCIEKLKDLMNWKAGAIVQVDEFKVQAKGISCFWKTSTIDSGASSGIMLLFNPDGSVNILSGIVEIGMGTKTMLAQLLAEKLKMNINNIHVHMTVNTQTTPEHYKTAASRGTLMAGRALLKAAEDAIQQLKNIASHVLICSPDDLEVGYEKVYVREEPDTFVQVKDVCYGYTYPNGYAIGGQIIGKGNYTLRHLTHLNPETGAGKTGPEYTVGAQGVEVEFNTRDFTYRILKAYSVIDVGKVLHTKLAQGQVMGAMSMGLNHASSETFVFSKDGIVQNPRLRTYSPFRYGDHPEYIVHFLETPHIDGPFGARGIGEHGLIGMPAALANSLSIAAGVNLNKLPLTPEYIWKEKKAVTIDDFL, encoded by the coding sequence ATGAGTTGGAGCATTGGAAAAAGTATTCAACGCAAAGATGCGCTTGAAAAAGTGACGGGAGCAGCGAAATATACAGCGGATTACACAACTACAAATATGCTACATGTAAAATTGGTTATCAGTTCCCATGCGCATGCAAAACTAAGAGAAATCGATACTTCAAAAGCATGGGAAGTACCTGGCGTTCGCGCTGTACTTATCGGTCAGTCACTTCCACTTACCGGTGATGAGGTAAAGGATCGCCCTATATTGGCATTCGACAGGGTCCGTTACCACGGAGAGCCGATTGCTGCTGTTGTCGCTGATCATCCATTTCAAGCTAAAAAAGCGGCGGAATTGATTACAGTTACCTATGAACCGTTACCTGTCGTGAGTTCTCCTAAGGAAGCGTTACTACCAGATGCGACTTTAGTGCATGAAGAGCTAGCGCATTATGAAAAAACACAATATGTCTATCCAGAACCGGGATCAAACATTGCGAACCGGACTAAAATTAGAAAAGGTCATATTGAACAAGGATTTCACGACAACACTGTCGTAGAGGAAAGCTTTTCTTTTTCCCCTTCAGACCATATCGCAATGGAAACAAGATGTGCCACAGCAGAAATTAAGTCGGGCGGATTTGTACATATAACTTCTGCAGCGCAGGCCCCCTATCGAATCAAAGAACAAATAAGCAATTATTTTAACTTAGACGAAGGAAAAATCATCGTAAAAGCACCATTCGTTGGCGGAGGATTTGGCGGAAAAATAGCTATCCACCTTGAACTCATTGCCTATTTAGCAACCGTTGCGGTCGGGGGTAGACCCGTTAAACTTCACTATACACGAGAAGAAGATATGATCACTTCCCCCGGTCGTGTCGGACTTGACGCGACCATAAAGCTTGCGGCGACGAAAGACGGCAAGTTAACAGCAGCAAAAATCTTGTATTTATTTGATAGTGGCGCCTACTCAGATAAAGGTTCGGTGATTAGTAAAGCGGCAGCGGTAACTTGTACGGGGCCTTACCAAATTGAGCATGTCTGGTGCGACTCACTTTGTGTTTATACGAACCATCCATACGCAGCGGCTTACAGGGGATTTAGTCACTCTGAACTGTTATTTGCTTTCGAACGCTCCATGGACATCCTCGCTCGAAAACTCAAAATAGATCCCCTGGAACTCCGTAAAAAAAATGCCATTTTACCAGGCCATGTATCCCCCACACAAATACCGCTGAATGACAGTACGGTCGGTAATTTGCCAGGTTGTATCGAAAAACTAAAAGATTTAATGAACTGGAAAGCGGGAGCCATCGTTCAAGTGGACGAGTTTAAAGTACAAGCGAAAGGAATTAGTTGTTTTTGGAAAACATCGACAATCGACTCAGGAGCCAGTTCAGGAATCATGTTGCTTTTTAATCCAGATGGCAGTGTAAACATCCTTTCCGGAATTGTGGAAATTGGAATGGGTACGAAAACGATGCTCGCACAATTGCTTGCCGAGAAGCTAAAAATGAATATCAATAACATCCATGTCCACATGACAGTAAATACACAAACTACGCCCGAACACTACAAAACCGCTGCCAGTAGAGGAACGTTAATGGCGGGGCGGGCGTTATTAAAAGCCGCTGAAGATGCCATTCAACAATTAAAGAATATCGCTTCACATGTGCTTATCTGTTCGCCCGATGACTTGGAGGTCGGCTATGAGAAGGTTTATGTCCGCGAGGAGCCAGATACATTTGTCCAGGTAAAGGATGTTTGTTATGGGTATACTTATCCAAATGGCTATGCAATCGGTGGACAAATCATTGGAAAAGGAAATTATACATTAAGACATTTAACGCATCTCAATCCCGAAACTGGAGCAGGAAAAACGGGACCTGAATATACAGTAGGCGCTCAAGGCGTGGAAGTGGAATTCAACACAAGAGATTTTACCTATCGGATCCTAAAAGCTTATTCGGTAATCGATGTGGGGAAAGTACTTCATACAAAATTGGCACAGGGCCAAGTGATGGGCGCGATGAGCATGGGATTAAATCATGCAAGTAGTGAAACATTTGTATTTAGCAAGGATGGAATCGTTCAAAATCCAAGACTTCGCACATATAGCCCCTTTCGTTATGGAGATCATCCCGAATACATCGTACACTTCCTCGAAACCCCTCACATCGACGGGCCATTCGGCGCACGTGGCATTGGGGAGCACGGATTAATCGGCATGCCTGCAGCTCTTGCGAATAGTTTGTCAATCGCTGCAGGAGTGAATCTAAATAAACTCCCACTCACACCTGAATACATTTGGAAGGAAAAGAAAGCGGTGACGATAGATGATTTCCTTTGA
- a CDS encoding FAD binding domain-containing protein, which translates to MISFDFDYYQPATIEEAIQLFHTLDEQGKNPLYFSGGTEIITLGRLNRIVTDAVIDIKAIPECTAYRKKGTTHIWGATLSLSRIREIGAFPFLSKTIAEIADNTARNKITLGGNICANIFYRETVLPLLLTDSQVVIASRTGLKQRPLRDVFDQILQLEKGEFLVQIITEQSEIDLPFLCIKKRRQWDVGYPLITTAALKKNDRLKVAFSGLCAFPFRNQQMEKSLNDLQLSREERIEQALQQIPATILEDVHGSAEYRMFVLKNTLLDILDAFEGAES; encoded by the coding sequence ATGATTTCCTTTGACTTTGACTATTATCAACCAGCCACGATTGAAGAAGCGATACAACTATTTCACACGTTGGATGAACAAGGGAAAAATCCACTCTATTTTTCAGGTGGAACAGAAATCATCACACTCGGAAGATTAAATCGGATCGTTACAGACGCTGTCATTGACATAAAAGCGATTCCTGAATGCACGGCTTATCGTAAGAAAGGCACGACGCACATTTGGGGCGCTACATTATCCTTATCAAGGATACGAGAGATAGGGGCCTTCCCCTTTTTATCTAAAACAATTGCGGAGATTGCAGACAATACCGCCCGCAATAAAATTACATTGGGTGGCAATATTTGTGCCAACATCTTTTACAGGGAAACGGTTTTACCGCTTTTATTAACCGATAGCCAAGTCGTCATTGCAAGCCGCACCGGTTTAAAACAGCGGCCCTTACGTGACGTATTTGACCAGATACTACAATTGGAAAAAGGGGAATTTCTGGTTCAAATCATAACTGAACAAAGCGAAATCGACTTGCCATTTCTATGCATAAAAAAACGAAGACAGTGGGACGTCGGGTATCCTTTGATCACAACAGCGGCCCTTAAAAAGAACGACCGGCTCAAAGTAGCGTTTAGTGGATTATGCGCCTTTCCATTTCGCAACCAACAAATGGAGAAATCCTTAAATGACCTTCAGCTATCGAGGGAAGAAAGAATCGAGCAAGCGCTCCAACAGATTCCCGCAACGATTTTAGAAGATGTGCATGGCTCTGCAGAATACCGAATGTTTGTTTTAAAAAATACGTTATTGGATATACTGGATGCTTTTGAAGGGGCGGAGTCATAA
- a CDS encoding (2Fe-2S)-binding protein codes for MGSHEITLQINGEERSVHARNTDTLLYVLREKLGLTGAKPGCLNGDCGACTIDVDGQPMKSCLMLAVEAMNKKVTTIEGLQNAPIQTQFIEKFAFQCGYCTPGFIMNCHSLIQQHPNATDTVIKDWLESNICRCTGYKEIEEAIKATLRNVQQYRS; via the coding sequence ATGGGTAGTCACGAAATAACGTTACAGATTAATGGCGAAGAACGTTCGGTTCACGCACGCAATACAGATACATTACTCTATGTCCTTCGGGAGAAGCTCGGCTTAACAGGCGCAAAACCCGGGTGTTTGAACGGAGATTGTGGCGCTTGTACCATTGATGTTGATGGGCAACCGATGAAATCCTGTTTAATGCTCGCCGTTGAGGCAATGAATAAAAAGGTGACAACTATAGAAGGGCTTCAAAACGCCCCCATTCAAACACAGTTCATCGAAAAATTTGCTTTCCAATGTGGCTATTGCACCCCTGGCTTTATTATGAATTGTCACTCGTTAATTCAACAGCATCCAAACGCGACCGATACGGTGATTAAAGATTGGCTAGAATCAAATATTTGCCGTTGTACTGGGTACAAAGAAATTGAAGAGGCCATCAAAGCAACTTTACGAAATGTCCAACAATACCGTTCATGA
- a CDS encoding ribonuclease J: MTTTERTLSVFALGGINEIGKNMYVLQYGEDIVVIDCGSKFPDESLLGIDLIIQDISYLKQHQDKIRGLIVTHGHEDHIGGIPYFLKQLNVPVYATRLTLGLIELKLKEHGLLRKTELVLINSESDIAFGAVRVTFFKTSHSIPDCLGVVFHTPEGAVVHTGDFKFDLTPVNHDYPDLHKMAEIGKKGVLLLLSESTNAERPGFNPSEQQVGGHIEEAFRKARGKVFISTFASNVHRVQQVVDAAQKTNRRLVLLGRSMVNVVAVASELGYLAIPEGMLMEKHEVKGMDPEKVVILCTGSQGEPMAALSRLSTSSFREVEVHPEDTVIFASTPIPGNEKSVSRIIDNLFLLGAKVIYGSGTVTGMHVSGHACQEELKLMLTLMKPKYFIPIHGEFRMLYQHRLLAESVGVERKNIFIVNNGDVVDIHNQVARQTRKVQSGRIFVDGMGIGDVGNIVLRDRKLLSEEGMLVIVVTLNKSDGRLVSDPDIISRGFVYRRDAEALLDEVTQLVITTITKLQGANGNKKNLLRQEIKKSTETFLFARTKRRPMILPIMIEI; encoded by the coding sequence TTGACTACAACTGAAAGAACATTGTCGGTTTTCGCATTAGGCGGTATCAATGAAATCGGAAAGAATATGTATGTTTTGCAATATGGAGAGGACATTGTTGTCATTGACTGTGGTTCCAAGTTTCCAGATGAAAGTTTGTTAGGCATTGATTTAATCATCCAGGATATTTCCTATTTGAAGCAACATCAGGATAAAATCCGTGGATTAATCGTGACGCATGGACACGAAGATCATATTGGTGGGATTCCATACTTTCTCAAACAGTTAAATGTCCCGGTTTATGCAACACGTTTAACGTTAGGGCTTATTGAATTGAAATTAAAGGAGCATGGGCTGCTTCGGAAAACCGAGTTGGTTCTGATTAATTCAGAATCGGATATAGCGTTTGGGGCTGTGAGGGTTACATTTTTCAAAACAAGCCATAGTATTCCCGATTGTCTTGGCGTTGTTTTTCATACACCTGAAGGCGCAGTCGTACATACCGGTGATTTTAAGTTCGATTTGACGCCGGTCAATCATGACTATCCCGATCTTCATAAGATGGCGGAAATCGGAAAGAAAGGTGTATTGCTGCTGTTATCGGAAAGTACCAATGCAGAACGTCCTGGGTTTAACCCTTCTGAACAACAGGTGGGCGGGCATATTGAAGAGGCGTTCCGCAAAGCGCGTGGGAAAGTGTTTATTTCTACGTTTGCGTCTAACGTTCACCGTGTCCAACAAGTAGTAGATGCGGCGCAAAAAACAAACCGCAGGCTTGTGTTGCTCGGGCGAAGTATGGTAAATGTCGTGGCTGTTGCATCGGAACTTGGTTATTTAGCGATTCCGGAAGGCATGTTAATGGAGAAGCATGAAGTGAAAGGGATGGACCCTGAAAAGGTTGTTATTCTTTGTACAGGCAGTCAAGGGGAGCCGATGGCAGCTCTGTCTCGTTTGTCTACATCCAGTTTTCGTGAGGTAGAAGTTCATCCTGAAGACACGGTTATTTTTGCTTCAACGCCCATTCCTGGGAATGAAAAAAGTGTTTCACGCATCATTGATAATTTATTTCTTTTGGGTGCCAAAGTGATTTATGGATCGGGGACTGTAACGGGGATGCATGTTTCAGGACATGCCTGTCAGGAAGAATTAAAACTGATGCTAACGTTAATGAAGCCAAAATATTTCATACCGATTCATGGTGAATTTCGGATGCTATATCAGCATCGCTTACTAGCTGAGTCTGTTGGCGTGGAAAGAAAAAATATTTTTATCGTTAACAACGGAGATGTTGTCGATATTCATAATCAGGTTGCCCGCCAAACACGAAAAGTACAATCGGGGAGGATTTTTGTAGACGGGATGGGCATTGGCGATGTTGGGAACATTGTATTACGTGACCGTAAACTGCTTTCGGAGGAAGGGATGTTGGTCATTGTAGTTACTTTGAATAAATCGGATGGTCGATTAGTATCTGATCCTGATATCATTTCCCGTGGCTTTGTCTATCGCCGAGATGCAGAAGCTCTCTTGGATGAGGTGACACAGTTAGTGATCACGACAATTACAAAATTACAAGGTGCCAATGGCAATAAAAAGAATCTATTGAGACAGGAAATAAAGAAATCGACGGAAACGTTTTTATTCGCTCGAACCAAAAGAAGGCCGATGATTCTTCCGATTATGATTGAAATTTAA
- a CDS encoding YbfB/YjiJ family MFS transporter, whose translation MNRFVDGKMNQEQPIWRYAFASLVVTISTLGFGRMSYGILMPFMKESLSLSYEQAGILATTNSIGYLGMVLFAGMLATKWGSKRLVVFGTLLVATGLMYLAMVQSFSASLVGMITLGVGTAFAYTPLVNIVVGWFPQRRGMMIGFLVSGLGLGTLISSMLIPLFTTWFSIDGWRYLWFVYGLLSLLFALVALLILRDPPIPLLKKEQKGQSLWREVYLHKCVLLVAIIYGLIGFAYLLPQSFLFSFILEAKIDRFVAGQIMALGGLMSIFSGPLWGMISDKIGRKKSLVITLVTGAASMLISVIFPVFIGFVVSQFFWGVTVVGMLSLIQALSTEQIHSSYAPIALGYVTVYFALGQLFGPGLGGWMIDHIGGISSALLLCSGLLLLAFLFSLRLRKKEDSQSLHHLPEPSFEHIKS comes from the coding sequence ATGAACCGATTTGTGGATGGAAAAATGAACCAGGAACAGCCTATTTGGAGGTATGCGTTTGCAAGTCTCGTGGTGACGATTAGTACGCTAGGTTTTGGGCGAATGTCATATGGAATTTTAATGCCTTTTATGAAAGAAAGCTTGTCATTATCATACGAACAGGCCGGAATATTAGCAACGACAAATTCAATTGGTTATTTAGGGATGGTTCTTTTTGCGGGTATGCTCGCAACGAAATGGGGATCTAAGAGATTAGTTGTTTTCGGGACATTGCTTGTCGCTACTGGCTTAATGTATTTGGCAATGGTTCAAAGCTTTAGTGCGAGCCTTGTAGGGATGATTACCCTTGGAGTTGGAACCGCCTTCGCATATACACCACTCGTGAATATTGTGGTTGGTTGGTTTCCACAGCGGCGGGGGATGATGATTGGTTTTCTCGTCAGTGGTCTCGGACTTGGGACGCTTATTTCAAGTATGTTAATTCCGTTGTTTACGACCTGGTTTTCAATCGATGGATGGCGGTATTTATGGTTTGTCTATGGACTTTTGTCGCTATTGTTTGCGCTAGTAGCCCTGCTTATTTTGCGAGATCCACCCATACCACTATTGAAAAAGGAACAAAAGGGCCAATCTCTTTGGCGGGAAGTGTATTTGCATAAGTGCGTGCTTCTTGTCGCTATTATTTACGGTTTGATTGGTTTCGCTTATTTACTTCCACAAAGTTTTTTGTTTAGTTTTATATTAGAAGCCAAGATTGATCGCTTTGTGGCCGGACAAATTATGGCTCTTGGCGGGTTGATGTCCATTTTCAGCGGTCCGTTATGGGGAATGATTTCCGATAAGATTGGACGGAAGAAGTCTTTGGTCATTACGCTTGTCACAGGAGCGGCATCTATGCTTATTTCAGTGATTTTCCCTGTATTCATCGGATTTGTTGTCAGTCAATTTTTCTGGGGAGTCACAGTCGTTGGCATGCTTTCGCTCATTCAAGCGCTGTCAACGGAACAGATTCATTCATCCTACGCTCCTATCGCTTTAGGCTATGTCACTGTTTATTTCGCATTAGGACAGCTTTTTGGACCTGGTCTTGGCGGTTGGATGATTGATCATATAGGTGGAATTTCATCTGCGTTGCTCTTATGCAGTGGTTTGTTATTGCTCGCTTTTTTGTTCTCGTTGAGATTGCGGAAAAAAGAAGATAGCCAATCACTCCATCATTTACCTGAGCCTTCTTTTGAGCATATTAAATCATAA